The nucleotide sequence ATAGCGCCTCGAAAATTTGCCGATAGCTTGTCGCCGTTCGGACATGCGAACATCTGGTGGCCGTCAAACTGTTCCCCAGCTATATAGTCAGAACTTGAGAGCGTCGGCTGAACCGGCGCCGCGGCTTTGCTGACAAACGGATAGCGCGTCCGGCAGCGCTTCCTGCCGGCTTTGGAGGGATTTTATGAGCGGTTTTGACATCTTCGCGATCGCGTTTGTTTTGCTCGTCATTGTCACGCTGTTCGCAGGCGTCAAGACCGTGCCGCAGGGCTATGACTGGACCATCGAGCGGTTTGGCAAATACACCCGCACGCTGTCGCCGGGCTTGAATATCATCGTTCCCTATTTCGACCGCGTCGGCCGCAAGATGAACATGATGGAGCAGGTGATCAACATTCCCGAGCAGGAGGTGATCACCAAGGACAACGCCACCGTGACGGTGGACGGGGTCGCGTTCTTCCAGGTGTTCGACGCCGCCAAGGCAAGCTACGAGGTCGCCCATCTCGAGCAGGCAATCATCGTTTTGACCATGACCAACATCCGCTCGGTGATGGGATCGATGGACCTCGACCAGGTGCTGTCCCATCGCGACGAGATCAACGAGCGCCTGCTGCGCGTCGTCGACGCTGCCGTCTCGCCGTGGGGGCTGAAGGTCAACCGTATCGAGATCAAGGACATCGTGCCGCCGGCCGATCTGGTCGAGGCGATGGGGCGGCAGATGAAGGCCGAGCGCGTCAAGCGTGCCGACATTTTGCAGGCCGAGGGCCAGCGCCAGTCGGAAATCCTGCGCGCGGAAGGCGCCAAGCAGGGCCAGATTTTGCAGGCCGAAGGCCGCAAGGAGGCTGCATTCCGTGATGCCGAGGCGCGTGAGCGCTCCGCCGAAGCCGAGGCCAAGGCGACGCAGATGGTCTCCGAGGCCATCGCCAAGGGCGACGTCGCCGCGCTGAACTATTTTATCGCTGACAAATACATCAAGGCGTTCGGCCAATTGGCCGATTCGCCGAACCAGAAGATCATCATGCTGCCGATCGAAGCGATGAGCATTTTGGGATCGCTGGCAGGCATCGGCGAGATCGCCAAGGCGACCTTCGGCGAAACCGCGACAGCCGCGGCCGCCGCACGGCGAGCGTCCTCGGTGCCGACCACCGGCCCGACCCCGCCGCCGGTCGCGCCGCAGCGGTGAGGTTCGATTCGGAAGTTCATTCTCGCTGATTAGAGGTTCGTGTCATGGCTGAGATGTTTTCTACCCTGGGCACCTGGAACTGGCTGATCTTCGGCTTCGTCCTGATGGCGCTCGAGCTGCTGGCGCCGGGTGTCTTCATGTTCTGGCTCGGGCTCGCAGCGCTCTTGGTCGGGCTGTTGTCGTTCGCGATCAGCCCGTCCTGGCAGACGCAGCTCCTGATGTTTGCGGTGTTCGCGGTCGCCGCTGTGCCGGCGTGGCGTCACTTTGCGCGCAGCGAGGGCAGCCGCAGCCGGAGCAATCCGTTTCTCAACAAGCGGACCGAGGCGCTGATCGGTCGGGAATTCACCCTGGAAAAGCCGATCGTGGACGGAACCGGCACGGTGCGGATCGACGATACGATCTGGCGCGTCGCCGGTCCCGACGCGCCGGCCGGCAGCCGCGTCAAAGTGGTGCAGGCCGATGGCGCGAGCCTGACAGTGGCGGCGGCGTAGTTGTCTCCCTCTCCCCGTCCGCAAGCGGGGCGAAGTAAAAAGGGCCGCTCAGCTCCGTTTGCTCCACCGCTCGGCAAAGCGATGCAGTGGCAGGAAGCTTTCCATCAGCTCGCTGCCCAGCGGCGTCAGGCGATAGCCGTCGCCGGCCAGGAGTTCAACGAGGCCGGCCTCGCGCAACTCCGATAAGCGGGCCTGCATCACGGTCGGCGAGGCGCCGTCACAGGCGGTGCGGAGCGCACGCGACGTCAGCGGGCCATCGCGCAGCTCCCAGATGATCCGCAATGTCCAGCGACGGCCCAATAGATCGAGCAGAGCCATGACCGGCCGGCCGGTTCTGGAGCCGCGAACAGCAGTTTTTTTGGTGACGGCGGCCGGTTTCGGCATCGAAAGCCCTCTTGCATGCCGCTACAAATATTGTAGCGTATCGCTACGTTATTTGTAGCACGGGAGCCCACCAATGTCCCAGACCGCGCCGCGCATCGCTCCGCTGCAGCCGCCTTATGCACCTGACATTGCCGAGCAGTTCGACCGCATCATGCGCGGCGCGCCGCCGCTGGTGCTGTTTCGCGTCATGGCGGGCAACGCCCGCGCCTGGGAGAAATTCCGCGCCGGCAGCCTGCTGGATCGCGGGCCGCTATCGTTGCGGGAGCGCGAGATCGTCATCGACCGCACCTGCGCGCGAGCGGGATGCGAATATGAATGGGGCGTGCATGTCGCGACATTCGCTGCAGCCGCGCACCTGACGGCAGAACAGGTCCGCGCTACCGTGCGCGGCCCCGCCGCCGAGGCCTGCTGGTCACCGGCCGAGCAGGCGTTGATCGCCGCCGTCGATGCGCTGCACGAGCGGGCGACGCTGAGCGATGACGAATTCGCGGCGCTGTCGACGCATTATGACGAGGCCCAGATCTTCGAGATTATCCTGCTGTGCGGATTCTATCGCACGGTATCGTATATCGCGAACGGGCTGGCGCTGCCGCTGGAGGAGAAGGGGGCAAGATTTCCGGAGTGACGGAGCCGTAGGGTGGGCAAAGCGAAGCGTGTCCAGCATCCGGTTTGCGTCGTGTCATGGTGGGCACGGCGCAAGTGCGCCTTTGCCCACCCTACGAGACCGTCCAATCTACGCCACGCCCGCACGCAGGAAATCGTGCAGGTGCACGATGCCGACCGGCTTGCCGGCATCCGTCACGATCAGCGTCGTGATCTTCGAGGAGTTGAGGATCTCCAGCGCCTCGCCGGCCAGCACGTCGCGGTCGATCGTCTTCGGGTTTTCTGTCATCACCTCGTCGACGGTAGCCGTCATCAGATCGGGCCCCATATGGCGGCGCAAATCGCCGTCGGTGACGATGCCGGCGAGGTATCCGCGCGCGTCGACGATGCCGACGCAGCCAAAGCCTTTCGACGTCATCTCGACCAGCGCCTCGGACATCTTGGTGCCGAGCGGCTTCAGCGGCACGGCGTCGCCGGAATGCATGAGGTCGCGGGTGTATTTCAAGAGCGCGCCGAGCTTGCCGCCCGGATGCAGCACGCTGAAATCGACGGACGTAAATCCGCGGCCTTCCAAGAGCGCGATCGCCAGTGCATCGCCAAGCGCCAGCATCATCAGCGAGGAGGTGGTGGGCGCGAGATTATGCGGGCAGGCCTCGCGCGCCTTCGGCAGCGTCAGCGCGACATCCGCGGCCTTGGCGAGCGAGGATTCCCGCTCCGCCGTCATCGCGATCACGGGAATGCGGAACCGCTTGGCATAGGTGATGAGGTTCTTCATCTCCGGTTGCTCGCCGGACCAGGACAGCGCCAGGATGACGTCATCAGGTGTGATCATGCCGAGGTCGCCATGGCTCGCTTCGGCGGCATGCACGAAGAACGCCGGTGTGCCGGTGGAGGCAAAGGTCGCGGCGATCTTGCGGCCGATATGGCCTGATTTACCGAGCCCGGTGACGATCAGGCGTCCCTTGGCATTCCGGATCAGGTCGGCGGCGGCGACGAAGGGCGCCCGGAGATCGGATTGCAGCGCCGCCGACAGCGCGGCGATCCCGCCGCCCTCTGCATCGAGCGTACGCAGGGCCGACTGAACGGCAGCGTCAGCGGAATCGGTGCCAGATGATTTTGCGATCAGCGGGTTCGGATTAGGCATGTCTGTCCCAGGAAGGAGCGCGCTTCGCGCCGAAGCCGTCCATAGCATGGCCGGCCCGAGGATGCGACGTGCGCGGCACGGCCCTCAACGGCTCATTAACCATAATTGTTTTAACTCCATTAACGACGTGCTCCCGCGAGCGCTCGGTGCGTATCAATCAAGTATCTGTTTTTGTTGAGGTATTTTCCAAGGTGGGGGCGGGGCAAGTAACGGGGCGGAACAGCCGCGCGCGCGTCTTTCGCGCAGCCTTGCCGTGCCTTGCGCTGATCGTGCTGACAGGAACCGCGGCACAGGCGCAAACCATCACGCCGGACCTGTTCAGCTCAAGGCGTACCAGCCGGATGACGTCGCCGGATTCGCCACTGCGCCGGACTGCGGCGGAGGCGAACGATCCGCTCAACAGCCCGAAGCTGCAGGACAACGACACGAACAAGCCTGCGCCGTCGCGGATCGGACAGATCCCGAAATACGGCCTGCCGGCCGCGAGCGGCGCAGCCGATTCCGGCTACGACTCGCTTAACCGCAAGCGCAAGAAACCGAGATACTATCCGGGGCAGGCGAAGCCGAAGCCGCCGGTCGGTCCCGGCAGTCCACCGCCGATTGCATCGAACACGCGGCTGCGGCTGTCGATTCCCCCATCGGACTCGGCGCACAAGACGCCTATCCCGCCGGCGATGGCCGGCACGGTGGTGGGACAGCCACCGCGCAAGCGCCTCAGGGTCGACGACGATCCGTTCGGCGCGGTCGGCGATTACGCCGGCAGTTTTCTGATCAAATCCGCGGTCGAATTTTCGGGTGGCTACGACACCAATCCCGGCCGGCTCGCAGCAGCGCAAGCCAAGCCGTTCTACGTGATCGCGCCGGAGTTCGTCGCGTTCTCCGACTGGGAACGCCACGCGCTGGTTGCCGAGCTTCGCGGCTCCTTTACCGGTTACGGCAGCAACCTCACGCCGAACGACGGCACGCCGCTGTCGGCACCGCTCGACATCGATCGGCCCAGCTTCATCGGCCATGTCGACGGCCGGCTCGACGTCAGCCGCGACACCAGGCTGACAGGGCAGGGGCGGTTGTTCGTCTCGACCGACAATCCCGGCAGCCCGAACGTGCAGGCGGGTCTCGCCAGATATCCGATCTACACCACGGTGGGTGCTACCCTCGGCGTCGATCAGAATTTCAACCGACTGCAGGTTTCCGCCGGCGCGACCGTCGACCGCACCGACTATACCAATTCGAAACTCACCGACGGCACTTCAACCACCAACGACGACCGCAACTTCAGCCAGTACGGCGGTGTCGGCCGGGTCAGCTATGACTTGAGGCCCGGCCTGAAGCCGTTCGTGGAAGTGCAGGGCGACAGCCGAGTGCACGACGTCAGGCTCGACCGCGCCGGCTTTGCGCGCGATTCCGCCGGCGGCTACGTCAAGGGCGGCACCAGCTTCGAATTCTCGCGGCTGTTGACCGGCGAAATCGGCGGCGGCTACGCCGCGCGCGACTATTCCGATCCGAGGCTCAATCGCCTCGAAGGCCTGCTGGTCTCGTCCTCGTTGGTCTGGACCGCGACGCCGCTGACCACGGCAAAATTCTATTCCGACACCACGATCACAGAAACCACGCTGCCGGGCACGTCGGGCGTGCTGACGCACATCTACACCGTCGAGGTCGACCACGACTTCCGCCGCTGGCTGACCGCGATCGGCAAGTTCACCTGGGGGGAGCTCGACTATCAGGGCAATCCCAGGCGCGACAAGATCTACACGGTGTCGGGCGAGGCGATCTACAAGATGAACCGCAACGTCTGGCTCAGGGGCACGCTGCGGCGCGACTGGCTGGATTCGAATTTGCCGGGGAATAGCACGGCATCGACGGTGGTGATGCTGGGGGTGAGGCTGCAGAATTGATGCTGCCGACACCCAAGCTCGTCATTGCCGGGCTTGACCGGCTTGACCGGCAATCCATCCCCTAGCTGATGGATGCCTGGATCAAGTCCGGGCATGACAGTGGGAACGCGGCCCGTTCCGCGTCTCACTACCGCGGCAGCGTCGTCGTCCCCATCAGGTACTGATCGATCGCACGAGCACACAGCCGCCCTTCGCGGATCGCCCACACCACCAGCGACTGCCCGCGGCGCATGTCGCCGGCGGAGAAGACGTTGGGCAGCGAGGTCTTGTAGTCGGACATGTTGGCGCGGACGTTGCCGCGCTGGTCGAGGTCGACGCCGAGCGTCTTCAGCATGCCCTCGTGCACGGGATGCACGAAGCCCATGGCAAGCAGCACGAGCTGGGCGTCGAGCTCGAATTCGGTGCCGGCGATCGGCTTGAACTTGTCGTCGACGTGCACGCAATGCAGCTTCTGCACCTTGCCGTCGACGCCGGAGAATTTCTGCGTCAGCACCGCGAATTCACGTTTGGCGCCTTCGGCCTGGCTCGACGAGGTCCGCATCTTCAAGGGCCAGTTCGGCCAGGTTAGCCCCTTGTTCTCGTGCTCGGGCGGCGCCGGCATGATTTCAAGCTGCGTGACAGATTTTGCGCCCTGCCGGAACGAGGTGCCGATGCAGTCGGAGCCGGTGTCGCCACCGCCGATCACGACGACATGCTTGCCTTCGGCGAGAATGTCCTTGTCATCGCCGAGCGGCTCGGAGGAGACACGGCGATTTTGTTGCGGCAGGAAATCCATCGCAAAATGGATGCCGTCGAGATCGCGGCCGGGGATCGGCAGGTCGCGGCCGGCTTCGGCGCCGCCGGTCAATGCCACCGCGTCATACTGGCTGAGCAGTTCGCGCGGATCGATCGCGCCCTCGGAAGTGCCGCCGACATGGACGCCGTAATGGAACGTCACGCCCTCGGCTTCCATCTGTGCCACCCGGCGGTCGATGATGTGCTTTTCCATCTTGAAGTCGGGAATGCCGTAGCGAAGCAAGCCGCCGGCCTTGGCGAATTTTTCGAAGACATGGACGTCGTGGCCGGCGCGGGCGAGCTGCTGCGCGGCTGCAAGGCCCGCGGGGCCGGAGCCGATGACCGCGACCTTCTTGCCGGTCTTGGCCGGGGCGATCTCGGGCTTCAGCCAGCCGTTTTCCCAGGCGCGATCCACGATGGCGCATTCGATGGTCTTGATGGTGACCGGATTGTTGTCGATGTTGAGCGTGCAGGAGGCCTCGCATGGCGCAGGGCAAATCCGGCCGGTGAATTCCGGAAAGTTGTTGGTCGAGTGCAGATTGCGCGAGGCTTCTTCCCAGTTGCCCTGGTAGACGAGGTCATTGAAGTCGGGGATCTGGTTGTTGACCGGGCAGCCCGGCGTGCCCGGCGCCACCGAGCCGGTGCCGTGGCAATAGGGAATGCCGCAGTTCATGCAGCGCGCGGCCTGGTCGCGCGTGTCCTTCTCGCTGAGCGGAATGACGAATTCGCGAAAATGCTTCACCCGCTCGGCGACCGGCGCATACTTGCGTTCATTCCGGTCGATCTCGAGAAAACCTGTGATCTTGCCCATTTAACCTGATGCCCCTGCATCTCTCATTCGTATCTGTCTGTTTCCGTCACCCTCCGTCATTGCGAGGAGCGTGAGCCGCGAAGCAATCCATGGTTCGGCTTGTGGCGCTATGGATTGCTTCGCTGCGCTCGCAATGACGGGCTCGTGTAACTAAGCCCCGATCGCGATTTTTGGTTCGGCGTCGGCGTTCGCCTTCATTTCCTTCAGTGCGCGGCGGTATTCCACCGGCATCACCTTGCGGAACTTCGGCAGCCAGGCCTTCCAGTCGGCGAGGATCACGGCGGCCTTTTTCGAGCCGGTCAGCTTGGCGTGGCGCGTGATCAGCACGTGCAGCCGCTCGACGTCGGAATCGAGCAGGTTCTGGAATACGTCGACCCGGCCATGCTGCTCGAGATCGCCGGCGTGGTGGTAGGTATTCTGGTTGATCATCTCTTCCGAGAGCACCGGCTCCAACTCCACCATCGCCATATTGCACAGCTTCTCGAAGTCGCCGGCCTCGTCCAGCACATAGGCGATGCCGCCCGACATGCCGGCCGCGAAGTTGCGCCCGGTCTTGCCCAGCACCACCACGATGCCGCCGGTCATGTATTCGCAGCAATGGTCGCCGGCGCCTTCGACGACGGCGATCGCGCCGGAGTTACGCACCGCAAAGCGCTCGCCGGCGATGCCGCGGAAATAGCATTCGCCCTCGATCGCGCCATACATCACCGTGTTGCCGACGATGATGGATTCTTCCGGCACGATGCCGGAATTCCTCGGCGGCTTGACGATGATGCGGCCGCCGGACAGGCCCTTGCCGACATAGTCGTTGCCTTCACCTTCGAGATCGAAGGTGACGCCGCGCGCCAGCCACGCGCCGAATGCCTGGCCCGCAGTGCCCTTCAGGCTGACGTGGATGGTGTCATGCGGCAGCCCGGCATGGCCGTAGATCTTGGCGACCTGACCCGACAGCATCGCGCCGGCGGAACGGTCGGTGTTGTTGATCTCCTCCTCGATCTTGACCGGCGCGCCGCGATCGAGCGCAGCCTGCGCCTTTTCGATCAGGCGGCGGTCGAGCACTTTCTCCAGATGATGGTTCTGGGCTTCGGCGTGATAGATCTTCTGGCCCTTCTCTTCCTTCTGCCGCACGAACAGCTTTGAGAAATCGAGCCCCCTGGCCTTCCAGTGCGCCACCAGCGTGGACTGGTCGAGCATCTGGGTCTGGCCGACCATCTCGTCGAACTTCTTGTAGCCGAGCTGCGCCATGATCTCGCGCACTTCCTCGGCAACGAAGAAGAAGTAGTTGATGACGTGCTCGGGCTGGCCGGTGAAGCGCTTGCGCAGCACCGGATCCTGCGTCGCGACGCCGACAGGGCAGGTGTTGAGATGGCACTTGCGCATCATGATGCAACCGGCCGCGATCAAAGGCGCGGTGGCGAACCCGAACTCGTCGGCGCCGAGCAGCGCGCCGATCACGACGTCCCGTCCGGTGCGGAAGCCGCCGTCGACCTGGACCACGATGCGGCTGCGCAGCCGCTCGCGCACCAGCGTCTGATGGGTTTCGGCAAGGCCGATTTCCCAAGGGCTGCCTGCATGCTTGATCGAGGTGAGGGGGGAGGCACCGGTGCCGCCCTCAAAACCTGCAATCGTCACGTGGTCGGCGCGCGCTTTCGCGACGCCCGCGGCCACCGTGCCGACGCCGATTTCGGAGACCAGCTTGACCGAGACCTGACCGTCCGGATTGACGTTCTTGAGGTCGTAGATGAGCTGCGCCAGATCCTCGATCGAATAGATGTCGTGATGCGGCGGCGGCGAAATCAGACCGACACCGGGCGTCGAATGCCGCACGCGCGCAATGGTCGCGTCGACCTTGTGGCCGGGCAACTGGCCGCCTTCGCCGGGCTTGGCGCCCTGCGCCATCTTGATCTGCATCATGTCGGAGTTGACGAGATATTCCGTCGTCACGCCGAAACGGCCCGAGGCGACCTGCTTAATCGCCGAGCGCATCGAATCGCCGTTCGGCATCGGCTTGAAGCGGTCGGCCTCTTCGCCGCCTTCGCCGGTGTTCGACTTGCCGCCGATCCGGTTCATCGCGATCGCCAGCGTGGTATGCGCTTCGCGCGAGATCGAGCCGAAGCTCATCGCGCCGGTGGCGAAACGCTTGACGATTTCGGCGGCCGGCTCGACCTGATCGAGCTTCACCGGCTTGCGCTTCTCGTCCTCGGCGGTCTTGAGACGGAACAACCCGCGCAGCGTCAATAGCCGCTCGGACTGCTCGTTGAGGATCTTGGCAAACGCGCGGTAGCGCTCCTGCGAGTTGCCGCGCACGGCATGCTGCAGCGCCGAGACGGACTCGGCCGTCCAGGCGTGGTCCTCGCCGCGGGTGCGGTAGGCGTATTCGCCGCCGACATCGAGCGCGGTCTTGTAGACCTGAGCGTCGCCGAACGCATCCGTATGGCGGCGCGCGGTTTCCTCGGCGATTTCGGCCAGTCCCACGCCTTCGATGCGGGTGTGGGTGCCGGCGAAATACTTCGCGACAAAGTCGGCCTTCAATCCGACGGCGTCGAAAATCTGCGCGCCGCAATAGGACTGATAGGTCGAGATGCCCATCTTGGACATCACCTTCAGCAGGCCCTTGCCGATCGACTTGATGTAGCGCTTGACGATCTCGTAGTCGTCGAGCGCGCCCGGCAGGCGGTCCTTCATCGCGATGATGGTTTCGAACGCCAGATATGGATTGATCGCCTCGGCGCCGTAACCGGCCAAGCACGCGAAATGATGCACTTCGCGCGGTTCGCCGGACTCGACCACGATGCCGACCGAGGTCCGCAAGCCCGTGCGGATCAGATGATGATGCACGGCGGCACAGGCGAGCAGCGAGGGGATCGGAATCCGATCCGTACCCGCCATGCGGTCCGACAGGATGATGATGTTGACGCCTTCGCGCACCGCACCTTCGGCACGCGCGCAGAGCTCATCGAGCACCTGCTCCATTCCCGCCGCGCCGAAGCCGGCATGGAAGGTGGTGTCGAGCGTGCGCGACTTGAAATGCGTGTCTGCGACGTCGGAGATCGAGCGGATCTTTTCCAGATCCGCATCGGTCAGGATCGGCTGGCGCACTTCGAGCCGCTTGGTCGAGGCCATGCCCTGCAGGTCGAACAGGTTCGGCCGCGGCCCGATGATCGAGACGAGGCTCATCACCAGTTCTTCGCGGATCGGATCGATCGGCGGGTTGGTGACCTGCGCAAAGTTCTGCTTGAAGTAGGTGAACAGCGGCTTCGGCCGGTCCGACAGCGCCGAGATCGGCGTGTCGTTGCCCATCGAGCCGGCAGCTTCCTCGCCGGTCGCCGCCATCGGCGTCATCAGGATGGTAATGTCTTCTTGGCTATAGCCGAACGCCTGCTGCCGGTCGAGCAGCGGCAGGTTCGAGCGGATGCCCTTGGTGGGCGCGTCAGGCAATTCCTCCAGCACCAGCTGGGTGCGATGCAGCCAGTCGCTGTAGGGATGGCTCTTGGCCAGCGTCGCCTTGATCTCGTCGTCGGGAATCAGGCGTCCCTGTTCGAGATCGACCAGCAGCATCTTGCCGGGCTGCAGCCGCCACTTGGTGACGATCTGGTCCTCGGGGATCTTCAGCACGCCCATTTCGGACGCCATCACGATGCGGTCGTCCTTGGTGACGAGATAGCGCGCCGGGCGAAGCCCGTTGCGGTCGAGGGTAGCGCCGATCTGACGGCCGTCGGTAAAGGCGATCGCGGCGGGGCCGTCCCACGGCTCCATCAGGGCGGCGTGATATTCGTAGAAGGCGCGGCGCTGCTCATCCATCAGGGGATTGCCGGCCCACGCTTCCGGAATCATCATCATCACCGCGTGCGGCAGCGAGTAGCCGCCCTGGACCAGGAATTCGAGCGCGTTGTCGAAGCAGGCGGTGTCGCTCTGGCCCTCGTAGGAGATCGGCCAGAGACGGCTGATGTCCTTGCCGTAGAGCTCCGAATGCACGGAAGCCTGGCGTGCGGCCATCCAGTTGACGTTGCCGCGCAGCGTGTTGATTTCGCCGTTGTGGGCGATCATCCGGTATGGATGCGCCAGCGACCAGGT is from Bradyrhizobium sp. AZCC 2176 and encodes:
- a CDS encoding SPFH domain-containing protein, with product MSGFDIFAIAFVLLVIVTLFAGVKTVPQGYDWTIERFGKYTRTLSPGLNIIVPYFDRVGRKMNMMEQVINIPEQEVITKDNATVTVDGVAFFQVFDAAKASYEVAHLEQAIIVLTMTNIRSVMGSMDLDQVLSHRDEINERLLRVVDAAVSPWGLKVNRIEIKDIVPPADLVEAMGRQMKAERVKRADILQAEGQRQSEILRAEGAKQGQILQAEGRKEAAFRDAEARERSAEAEAKATQMVSEAIAKGDVAALNYFIADKYIKAFGQLADSPNQKIIMLPIEAMSILGSLAGIGEIAKATFGETATAAAAARRASSVPTTGPTPPPVAPQR
- a CDS encoding NfeD family protein — protein: MAEMFSTLGTWNWLIFGFVLMALELLAPGVFMFWLGLAALLVGLLSFAISPSWQTQLLMFAVFAVAAVPAWRHFARSEGSRSRSNPFLNKRTEALIGREFTLEKPIVDGTGTVRIDDTIWRVAGPDAPAGSRVKVVQADGASLTVAAA
- a CDS encoding winged helix-turn-helix transcriptional regulator → MPKPAAVTKKTAVRGSRTGRPVMALLDLLGRRWTLRIIWELRDGPLTSRALRTACDGASPTVMQARLSELREAGLVELLAGDGYRLTPLGSELMESFLPLHRFAERWSKRS
- a CDS encoding carboxymuconolactone decarboxylase family protein; this encodes MSQTAPRIAPLQPPYAPDIAEQFDRIMRGAPPLVLFRVMAGNARAWEKFRAGSLLDRGPLSLREREIVIDRTCARAGCEYEWGVHVATFAAAAHLTAEQVRATVRGPAAEACWSPAEQALIAAVDALHERATLSDDEFAALSTHYDEAQIFEIILLCGFYRTVSYIANGLALPLEEKGARFPE
- a CDS encoding KpsF/GutQ family sugar-phosphate isomerase codes for the protein MPNPNPLIAKSSGTDSADAAVQSALRTLDAEGGGIAALSAALQSDLRAPFVAAADLIRNAKGRLIVTGLGKSGHIGRKIAATFASTGTPAFFVHAAEASHGDLGMITPDDVILALSWSGEQPEMKNLITYAKRFRIPVIAMTAERESSLAKAADVALTLPKAREACPHNLAPTTSSLMMLALGDALAIALLEGRGFTSVDFSVLHPGGKLGALLKYTRDLMHSGDAVPLKPLGTKMSEALVEMTSKGFGCVGIVDARGYLAGIVTDGDLRRHMGPDLMTATVDEVMTENPKTIDRDVLAGEALEILNSSKITTLIVTDAGKPVGIVHLHDFLRAGVA
- a CDS encoding outer membrane beta-barrel protein, which produces MGAGQVTGRNSRARVFRAALPCLALIVLTGTAAQAQTITPDLFSSRRTSRMTSPDSPLRRTAAEANDPLNSPKLQDNDTNKPAPSRIGQIPKYGLPAASGAADSGYDSLNRKRKKPRYYPGQAKPKPPVGPGSPPPIASNTRLRLSIPPSDSAHKTPIPPAMAGTVVGQPPRKRLRVDDDPFGAVGDYAGSFLIKSAVEFSGGYDTNPGRLAAAQAKPFYVIAPEFVAFSDWERHALVAELRGSFTGYGSNLTPNDGTPLSAPLDIDRPSFIGHVDGRLDVSRDTRLTGQGRLFVSTDNPGSPNVQAGLARYPIYTTVGATLGVDQNFNRLQVSAGATVDRTDYTNSKLTDGTSTTNDDRNFSQYGGVGRVSYDLRPGLKPFVEVQGDSRVHDVRLDRAGFARDSAGGYVKGGTSFEFSRLLTGEIGGGYAARDYSDPRLNRLEGLLVSSSLVWTATPLTTAKFYSDTTITETTLPGTSGVLTHIYTVEVDHDFRRWLTAIGKFTWGELDYQGNPRRDKIYTVSGEAIYKMNRNVWLRGTLRRDWLDSNLPGNSTASTVVMLGVRLQN
- a CDS encoding glutamate synthase subunit beta → MGKITGFLEIDRNERKYAPVAERVKHFREFVIPLSEKDTRDQAARCMNCGIPYCHGTGSVAPGTPGCPVNNQIPDFNDLVYQGNWEEASRNLHSTNNFPEFTGRICPAPCEASCTLNIDNNPVTIKTIECAIVDRAWENGWLKPEIAPAKTGKKVAVIGSGPAGLAAAQQLARAGHDVHVFEKFAKAGGLLRYGIPDFKMEKHIIDRRVAQMEAEGVTFHYGVHVGGTSEGAIDPRELLSQYDAVALTGGAEAGRDLPIPGRDLDGIHFAMDFLPQQNRRVSSEPLGDDKDILAEGKHVVVIGGGDTGSDCIGTSFRQGAKSVTQLEIMPAPPEHENKGLTWPNWPLKMRTSSSQAEGAKREFAVLTQKFSGVDGKVQKLHCVHVDDKFKPIAGTEFELDAQLVLLAMGFVHPVHEGMLKTLGVDLDQRGNVRANMSDYKTSLPNVFSAGDMRRGQSLVVWAIREGRLCARAIDQYLMGTTTLPR
- the gltB gene encoding glutamate synthase large subunit, which gives rise to MSGSEFERENFVAETLSATAASKPADALLEDSAREHDWRPPAEGLYDLSMEKDSCGVGFIANIKGKKSHQIVSDAINILCNLEHRGAVGADPRAGDGAGILVQIPHAFFARKAAALGFKLPEPGQYAIGALFMPKETAWRKVIQSIIAEQIKEEGLVLLGWRDVPSDNSSLGETVKPTEPYHMQVFIGRNGTAKTEDEFERRLYILRKSISQAIYQRRDRGLAGYYPVSLSCRTVIYKGMFLADQLGKYYPDLHEADFDSALALVHQRFSTNTFPTWSLAHPYRMIAHNGEINTLRGNVNWMAARQASVHSELYGKDISRLWPISYEGQSDTACFDNALEFLVQGGYSLPHAVMMMIPEAWAGNPLMDEQRRAFYEYHAALMEPWDGPAAIAFTDGRQIGATLDRNGLRPARYLVTKDDRIVMASEMGVLKIPEDQIVTKWRLQPGKMLLVDLEQGRLIPDDEIKATLAKSHPYSDWLHRTQLVLEELPDAPTKGIRSNLPLLDRQQAFGYSQEDITILMTPMAATGEEAAGSMGNDTPISALSDRPKPLFTYFKQNFAQVTNPPIDPIREELVMSLVSIIGPRPNLFDLQGMASTKRLEVRQPILTDADLEKIRSISDVADTHFKSRTLDTTFHAGFGAAGMEQVLDELCARAEGAVREGVNIIILSDRMAGTDRIPIPSLLACAAVHHHLIRTGLRTSVGIVVESGEPREVHHFACLAGYGAEAINPYLAFETIIAMKDRLPGALDDYEIVKRYIKSIGKGLLKVMSKMGISTYQSYCGAQIFDAVGLKADFVAKYFAGTHTRIEGVGLAEIAEETARRHTDAFGDAQVYKTALDVGGEYAYRTRGEDHAWTAESVSALQHAVRGNSQERYRAFAKILNEQSERLLTLRGLFRLKTAEDEKRKPVKLDQVEPAAEIVKRFATGAMSFGSISREAHTTLAIAMNRIGGKSNTGEGGEEADRFKPMPNGDSMRSAIKQVASGRFGVTTEYLVNSDMMQIKMAQGAKPGEGGQLPGHKVDATIARVRHSTPGVGLISPPPHHDIYSIEDLAQLIYDLKNVNPDGQVSVKLVSEIGVGTVAAGVAKARADHVTIAGFEGGTGASPLTSIKHAGSPWEIGLAETHQTLVRERLRSRIVVQVDGGFRTGRDVVIGALLGADEFGFATAPLIAAGCIMMRKCHLNTCPVGVATQDPVLRKRFTGQPEHVINYFFFVAEEVREIMAQLGYKKFDEMVGQTQMLDQSTLVAHWKARGLDFSKLFVRQKEEKGQKIYHAEAQNHHLEKVLDRRLIEKAQAALDRGAPVKIEEEINNTDRSAGAMLSGQVAKIYGHAGLPHDTIHVSLKGTAGQAFGAWLARGVTFDLEGEGNDYVGKGLSGGRIIVKPPRNSGIVPEESIIVGNTVMYGAIEGECYFRGIAGERFAVRNSGAIAVVEGAGDHCCEYMTGGIVVVLGKTGRNFAAGMSGGIAYVLDEAGDFEKLCNMAMVELEPVLSEEMINQNTYHHAGDLEQHGRVDVFQNLLDSDVERLHVLITRHAKLTGSKKAAVILADWKAWLPKFRKVMPVEYRRALKEMKANADAEPKIAIGA